AGACAATTTTTTTATTAACTTCAGCTACTAAAAATAAGTTATTAATACTTTGTGTATCCTCTTTAATTATTTGTTTAAAACTTGCTTCATCTAACATCCTTATCCAGGGCAGACCTTATCATATAGTGCATGTTATTGACTTCATATTTTCTATGATTGATTTTCATTACGTCCCCTCCGTGTTTAAGCGGATAAGAGTACTTTTTTTAAGTATCCAATTAATTAAAAGCTTTATCATTCAAATACATTTCCTTTTTTCACTAAACACAAATCCATTATCTTGAATATGATAAAACGAGCCCTTTAAGGCTCGTTCGTTGATTGCTTACTGATCAATCGAATCTGCAAGCTTCTCGATATCGTCAGAAGGATGAATGTGAAGGCCTGCGGTCGATGTTTGGGCTGCGGCATACATGGCTGCGGCTACCTTTTTCGCTTCTATGGCACGATAGGGTCGGAGGGGTCCAATGAAGATGAATTGGGCGGTGGAGATCAATAAACCTGAAATCTTCTCACCTGCCCTGAATTCATCCCGGTCGCCAAGAAGTAAGGAGGGGCGAAATATATGGACTGATTTCAGACCTAATTGCTTAAGCCCGTCTTCGACGTCGCCCTTCACACGACTGTAAAAAAAGGCTGATTTTGAATTGGCTCCCATAGCCGTTATGACAAGTATTTTCTCGACATTGCAGCTCTTCGCGATTCTCGCCGCTTCCATAAGATAGTCATAATCCACTTTACGAAACGCTTCTTTTGATTTTGCCTTCTTGATTGTTGTACCCAAGCATATAAACACATCCGTGACGTTAAATAAATGTGCAAAAGAAGATAAACGTTCGAAATCTACAGTATGTAACATGCAATTCGGTTCATTAATTTCCACATTCCTTCTTGTAAGCAAGTGAATTTCCTTATAAATATCGCTTTTACTTAGTTGTTTGACGAGCTGGGTACCTACGACCCCCGTTGCCCCTAAAACCATTGCTGTCTTCATATTAATCATGATTTCCTTCTTTCCTTCATGAGCTGGCAATAGGCGTCCTTCATTTCATTTATCTTTGTTAGCATTATGATAAATGATTTATTTGATTGAAGTCTTTAATGATCCATGAATCGACCTCGAATCTTATCGTGCTCAAGCATGCATTGGACAAACGCATATCATTGGATACAATTGATTCGTTGGACATCAACCGTAATATGAAATGAATGACGGCTCCGTGTGCAACAAGTATCACTTTCTTTTCTGGATATTCCTCCTGGATTTCTTGCAGTCCCTTCATCAGCCGGCTAGTGAGTGCCTCCTCGCTTTCCTGGCCAGGATATGCTTTAGCTTTGAATGTTGCCTTTCTTTTTGCGGCTGTCAATCCTTCAGCGGCTCCAAAATTCTTTTCAATGAATTCGATTTTCTCAATTACCGGAACATCCATATAATGAGCAATGATATCAGCCGTTTCCCTTGCCCTTATAAGCGGACTTGTAATGATTACATCCCAATTCTCTTTTATCAAGAATTCACCACATTGACGAGCCTGTATCCTTCCGAGTTCATTCAAAGGAATATCTGTCTGACCCTGCAGTTTTCCCTGTGCATTCCAATCCGTTTGGCCATGCCGTACTAAACAAATCGTCGTAATTGTCATCAAGCCTTTCTATATTGGATTAAGTTGGCTTTCCTGTCCTTCAATAATTGAATATCCTTCGGCCTCCGACCCTACCCATTTTTCATGCAATCGTATTCTCCCGTCAGTCAATATCTCTTGGTGGAAAAACAGCTGCCGCCTCTTTTTCTTTGATATGATTGTAGCGGAATTGAAGAGTCCTCTCAGGGTGCCTTTCATAATTTCACCGCCCTGATAGCTCCCTGAAATAATGGAACCTTCCTGTGCATAATGAAAGGACGTACTGCCCGATGCTTCTCCGTTTTCTGTTTGACTTTTTCCTTTAAAACCCCGCCCGTCATGATTAATCATCATCAATCCTCCAATGATTGATTTAGGATAATCATACCAAATTCCCACAAAAAAGAGTATGTTGAGATTCGTTAAAAAGATAAAATATGATTAAATTCCTTCTCGAAAAACGGACACAAAAAATACATAATATTCCCATTGAATTTCGTTAATGAATTGTGGTTAGATTATGGAAGATGTTACATGTGGGATGGTCATCCCCAATGCTCAGACATCGGAATATAACTAGAAGATATGGTGAGGTGCTCTTTTGAAAGAAATACTTCTGATTTTACTTTTGCAACTTATTTACGTACCGATTTACACGTTGCGAACCATTTTCTTAGTGAAAAATATCACCGTTCTTGCCTCGATACTGGGCATTGCAGAAATGTTAGTGTACGTTTTTGGATTATCGCTCGTATTTGGCGGTGACCAAAGCATCCTGGCCATGGTTGTATATGCCGTCGGTTTTGGAATCGGAATTATTTTTGGAACGAAAATTGAGCAAAAACTCGCCATCGGCTACATAAATGTAACCGTCAATACTCAATCCAAAAATGCACAGTTAGTCGATACGCTTAGGAACAATGGATTCGGTGTCACTCTCTATACAGGTGAGGGCAGGGATAGCAACCGTTTTCGAATGGAAATCTTGACGAAACGAAACCGTGAACAAGAATTAATCGCAACCGTAGAAAAATTCGAACCGAAGGCTTTCATCATTTCGTATGAACCGCGTTATTTCAAAGGCGGATTTTTACTGGATCGGTTGAAAAATAAGGCAAGCTAAAAGCAAAAAGGGAAAGCCCTCTCTCATGATGGCTTTCCCTTTTTATTTGGTTTTTGATTTTTTTATTTTCACTGCTTTCGTTGCCGGCTGTTTTTTAATCCACTTTATATATTTTTTTAAAGAGTCATCATCCTTTAGCAATGCTATCGTATAGAGGCGGATGGCTAGCTCCTTATTTGAATATGACGCGTGAATCTGTTTATGGCATGATTTACAAAGAGCGGCAGTCGGTAAATGACTGCCGCCTTCTTCTCTTGGTATTAAATGATGAACGGTCAATTCTATCCCATCTCTTTGACAAAGCTCACAATTACCTATCATTATTAAGCACGTCCGTTAAGGCTTAACGGATTTCCCTTCCTCAACGATATGAAACATCAAATGGGCAAGGTGATGGACGGGCCCGTAGTCTTCTTCATCGTCTTCTTCCACTTCTGCACTGTCATTCATGCCTTGCAAATAAAGCGCCATGAATTCATAAAAATCAGGTTTAGAAAAGGAATAACAATCACTTGGATCTTGATCACCTTCTTCATACTGTAAAACCAAATGAGATAAATCCCCCTCATCATCTTCAGCATCAAAAAAGACGAAATATCCGATATTAGTATCCAAATCAAATAACCTGCGAAATCCACGGGACGTCGTTTTTTCAAACTCAGCGGCTGTCAGTTTTTGCACCTGCATGCTGTCTACATTATCTTCCTGATGGAAACCCACGATGAATGTCTTCATCACATTACCTCCTACCTGAATATCGGTAATCAATAGTATCCCCATTTAACAGGATTTATCCAAATTAAATATTTGCTTCCAAGATGACCGGGCAATGATCGCTGCCCATGATATCACAGTGGATGTTTGCATCCTTGAGAGAATCGGACAATCGTTTTGAAACGATGAAATAATCGATTCTCCATCCAATATTCCGCTCTCTTACTTTACTCATATACGACCACCAAGTATAGGCACCTTCCTGTAACGGATAAAAATGGCGAAATGTATCGATAAATCCTGCATGAAGCAACTCAGTCATCTTACCACGTTCTTCAAGCGTAAAACCTGAATTGCCGATGTTAGGTTTTGGGTTTTTCAAATCGATTTCCTGATGTGCGACATTAAGATCGCCACAAAAGATGACCGGTTTAACCATGTCGAGCCCCTTAAGGTACTCGATCATCGCTTCTTCCCATTCGAGACGATAATCGAGCCTCGTCAAATCCCTTTTGGCGTTTGGTGTATATACATTCACCATAAAAAATTTCTCGTATTCGAGGGTGATGATCCTTCCTTCTGGTTCCTCGGTCAAGTCGCCTACACCATATTTCACTGAGAGCGGTTTTTCCTTTGTAAAGATGGCAGTACCTGAATACCCTTTTTTCAACGCATAATTCCAATATTGATGGTACCCTTCAAGTTCAAGTGAAATTTGCCCTTCTTGAAGCTTCGTTTCTTGAAGACAGAATATATCCGCATCAACGTCTTTAAAATAATCTAAAAATCCTTTCTTCACACAAGCCCTAATTCCATTTACGTTCCAGGAAACCAATTTCATGTTTTCTTAAACTCTCCTTATATCCGTTAATTTCTTTTCTTATCCACTATACTATTTATCCGATTTTTTTCCCATTAGAGTACATTGGAAAACAATCTGGCAAATGATTCTTTTGAACGTTCGAGCATACTGCGATTATTATATTCAATGGGGTCAAGTTTTTCACTATCCAGCATATCTTCCTTATAATGAGAGATAAGATCACCGATGGAACGGCTGCCCATAAGGAAGACATTGACTTCGAAATTCAGATGAAAACTTCTCATATCCATGTTTGCCGTGCCGATGGAGGCGATATCGCCATCAACGATGATGAGTTTCTGATGTAAGAAACCTTTTTTATACGAGTAAACTTCAACGCCATATTGAAGCAGCTCCCCGAAATAGGAGCGGCTGCCGTATTGTGTCAAGAAACCATCATTTACCGCAGGAACCATTAACCTAACCTGGATTCCTTTTACGGCCGCATGTTTGATAGCTGCTTTGATCGCTTGATTAGGCACGAAGTATGGACTGGCAATCCAAACTGATTCGGTAGCGTTATTGATAAGTGCATAGTAAAAATCACTCATGATTCCCTGCTGCGTATCGGGCCCGCTAGCCACCACCTGGACAGCTCCGTCCCCTTTTCCGCCTTCGCTTTTCAGTTCCGGACGCTCTTGCAATACATCTTCGCCACTGACATATTCCCAATCCAAAAGAAAAACGGTATGAAGCATATATACCGCTTCCCCTTTAAGGACCATATGTGTGTCCCTCCAGAATCCAATCTCTTTATTTCTTCCTAGATACTCCTCACCGACGTTCAAGCCGCCGACAAAGCCAATCTCTCCGTCGATGATGATGATCTTCCGGTGATTTCTGAAATTGAATTTTTGATTGAAAAATCCATTTTTCAAAGGAGAAAACGGAAAGGCTTTTATACCGGCATTTTTCATTCGTTTAATTTCGTTATTCGACAGCTTTAAACTGCCGGCTGCATCAAAAATGAATAAAACTTCCACTCCAGCTTGTGCTTTTTCAATGAGGATATCGATTATTTCCGTGCCAAGCCTATCTGATCGAAAAATATAATACTCAATATGAATGAACTTTTCTGCCTTTTTTAACTGTTTTATGATTTCCGTAAACGTTTCATTGCCATTTTTCAAGACTTCCGTTTTGGAAGACGTACTGATAGTGGTCTCAGAAGCATTTTTGGCAAACGCTGCAAACGATTGCTGGTGATTATTCAAGAATGATAAATCTGGAGCTGATACCTGTTTTACAAGGCTCTTCCATTCCGCTCGATCTCGTTTCCTTTTGGTTTGATATAAATAACCTTTTAAATAGAGTTGTCCTGAAAATAAATAAAACACATATCCGAAAACAGGGAAAAACAGCAGGACGTACATCCATAATAGCGTTTCGTGCGCAAATCGATTTTCGAGCATGAGGGAAAACATCGTTACGAACATGACAAATATATATAATCCCATAAAAAACAGCTTCATATCAATGCTAACTTGCGTAAACAAAATTACGTAAACAGCAGCGATTATTATAAATAAAAATATAATTTCCATTCTTCTTCTTTTCATCTTTTCATTCTCCTACACAGCAATTTTTTATATACATATAATCCATATACCCATAATTGATGGCAAAAGAAACAAAACACTTACGAAGATATATTTTCGTAAGTGTTTTGCTTGATTCTTATCTATTTCTTCAGGACGGGAAGCAGGCTCTCATATAACTTTATATAAGCCAGAGATGAAGAAGTCCAACTAAAGTCCAGCTTCATGGCACGTTCGACCAGACTCTTCCATTGCTTCGGCTGGAACTTATACAGCCCCACCGATTGCTCAATGGTATGAAGCATTTCGTGTGCATTATAATTTCTAAAACTGAAGCCATTCCCTTCACCTGTAAATTGATTGTAAGGAATGACGGTATCACGAAGCCCACCTGTTTCCCTAACTAATGGAAGGGTGCCGTACCTTAAAGCCAGAAGCTGCCCAATTCCACACGGCTCGAATTGTGAAGGCATCAGGAATATATCAGATCCTGCATAGATTCGCCTTGCTAAACCCTCATTAAAATATGTATGGACGGAAACTTGGTTCGGATACTGTTCAGCTAATTGACGAAAGGCAGATTCATATTGTTCCTCTCCTGTACCCAAAAGGATGAATTGAATGCCCTGGCTCATCATTTCATGAAAAACGTGGAGAATGAGATCGATTCCCTTTTGATCAACGAGCCTTGTCACCATGGATATTACCGGAATATCTTCCTTTACTGGAAGATTCAATGATTCCTGCAACAGGCGTTTGTTTTCAAGCTTCCCCTCATAGGAATCGAAAGGAACGGCAAGGTATCCATCTGTGCAAGGATTATATTCTTCATAATCGATTCCATTGACTATGCCTTTCAAGTCACTATTTCTTTTTCGTAAAAAACCATCCAAACTTTCTCCATAATAGGGAGTTTGAATTTCTTCTGCATAACTTTGGCTTACCGTTGTGACGACATTGGAGAATGCTAAGCCAGCTTTCAAATAGCTTACATTTCCATGAAACTCAAGACCATCGATATTAAAATATAATTCACTCAAATCCAGTAGTTCTGCTAGAACCGTTTTGGAATAGACCCCTTGGTATCGTAAATTATGTATCGTAAAGACCGTTTTAATATCCTGATAGAATGGATGATTGTGATAATGGGCTTTCAGCAATACACTGACAAGGCCAGTCTGCCAATCATGACAGTGAACGATATCCGGCTTTTCTTCCAAGTATGGCAAAGCCTCTAATATGGCACGGGAAAAAAAGGCGAATCTTTCGCCATCATCAAAAAAGCCATAACTCCCGTGTCTTTTGAAATAATACTCATTATCTAAAAAATAATATGTAATGCCATTAGAGACAAGCTTCTCAATTCCACAAAATTGCTGGCGCCAGCCTACAGGAACTTCAATGCTCGTCATATGCGTCATTTCCTTTTTGAAATGGTAAGGGAGATCCTCATATTTAGGCAGGATGACACTTACATGGACCCCCTGTTTGATTAGCGCTTTCGGGAGCGCACCTATCACGTCTCCGAGCCCTCCCGTTTTTATAAAGGGGGCGCATTCTGAAGCAGCAATTACAATGTTCATTGCCGCACCTCCTCTATTTATATGACTTCCGCTTTTTTGATTACCGCAGGCTGTTCGCTGCCGATGACCGTTTTTTCTTTTGTTATTTTCACTTCTTTGTCCGTTATCGTATTTTCGACGATGGCACCTTCTTCAATTTCCCCTTTTTGCATGATGATGCTATTTCTAACGATTGCACCTTTCTTCACCTTTACCCCGCGGAAAAGAATGCTGTTTTCTACAGTCCCTTCAATATCACAACCATTTGCTATTAAAGAGTTGGTAACACTGGAAGATCTGGAATACTTTGTCGGAGCCTCATGCTTGATTTTTGTATATACATCCCATGTATCTCCGAAAAAGGAACGGATAACGGAAGGTTTGAGAAAATTCATGTTACTGGAATGGAAACTTTCGATAGAATGGATGAATGGCATATCACCGGTAAAATTGTAGCCTTTGACTGTAAAACGATGAAGATTGGCTTTCACTGCATCTTTCAAAAAGTCATATTCCCCACTGGCCACACAGCTTTTAATCAAATTGACCAATAAGGACTTACTGATGACGAAGGTTTCTAAACAAACATGGTCTCCAGGTCTAGGGATGGTATAAAAACTGATGTCCGAGATATCTTCATTAGAATCAACGGAGCAGGTGTGGTAGATTGGCTTCTCAATGACTTCCCCGACATAATCCTTATACACGACGGTTATATCCGCATCATGTTTTTTATGATAAGCAAGCACTTCATTAAAATCCAGTTTACTAACATGGCATCCCGGGGAAATGATGACAGTATCAGCCGCTGCCCGCTCGAAAAAGCTAAGGTGATCATAAAATTGTTTCATATCGCCTGTTACCGTTTCATCCGGATGGATGGGCGGGAGGATGAATAACCCTCCAGAACGTCTATCCAGGTTCCATTCCTTACCTGAACCAAGATGATCCATGACCGATAGATATTTTTCTTTCGGAAAAACGGCTACTTTCGATACATCGGCGTTAATGAAATTCGACATCGTGAAGTCTATCAAACGATAACGGCCACCAAATGGCACAGATGCTACATTACGATGAGCGGTCAGCTCTTTTAAATGTTGTTTTTCATTGATTAAGTTAATAATACCCAACACACTTTCCATAGCATCTTCCCCTTTTCCTAGTTAAGTGTTATCTTCTTTTTATTTGGATTGATAATGGTCTGATTTTCTCCAATTAACGTTATATCGGCTGTAACCGCTGAATTCCCAACGACTGCACCATCTTCAATAATACAATTGCTGGCAATGATGCTTCGTTCGATATGAACGTTTTCACCAATGGTTACGTTGGGCATGATGACTGAATCTTTTATTGTTGAACCATTACCGACCTGAACATTATACGATAGCACCGAATGTTCAATATTACCGTGAATCATGCATCCTTCATTGATTAAGGACTGACTGACCTCAGCATTTGCTGAAATGTATTGCGGCGGGTGATTTGCATTACGGGCAAAAATTTTCCATTGCTGATCATCCAACTGGAAATTCGGTTTTTCCTCCAATAAATCCATATGTGCCTGCCAAAGGCTCTCTACTGTTCCTACATCTTTCCAATAATCATTAAATCTGTAGGCATATAGCTTCTTCCGATCTTCCAGCATCTTAGGAATGATGTTGCTGCCAAAGTCATTGGACGAATCTGCATCTTTTTCATCATTGATCAGATACTGCCTTAGCTTCTTCCAATTGAAAAGGTAGACACCCATTGAAGCGAGGTTACTCTTTGGATATTTTGGTTTTTCATCGAATTGGGTGATCTTATCATCATTATTGGTGTTCATGATCCCAAAACGGCTTGCTTCTTGCCATGGCACTTGTATGACCGCAATGGTTGCCTCTGCATTCTTCTCGACATGATAATCGAGCATCTTACTGTAATCCATCTTGTATATATGGTCACCAGAGAGAATCAGTACGTGCTCAGGATCATAGTTGTCAATATATTGGATATTTTGATAAACGGCGTTTGCCGTCCCTTTATACCATTCTCCGCCCTCCTTGCCTTGATAAGGTGGAAGAACGGATACTCCGCCAACATCCAGATCTAGATCCCACGCTTTCCCGTTCCCTACATAATCATTTAGAATCAATGGCTGATATTGGGTCAGTACCCCAACCGTATCAATACCAGAATGAGTGCAGTTGCTTAATGGAAAATCAATGATTCTATATTTACCGCCAAAGGGAACAGCTGGTTTCGCCAACCCGATGGTCAGCTCACCTAACCTTGAACCCTGGCCTCCTGCCAATAACATTGCTATCCATTTTTTTGCTCCCATTATTCGTTCACTCTCCCCCGTCTTTTTTTTGTTTGCTTCATATAAATAGAAATGCCTAATGGAGGTACAGTTATTTCCATACTGAATGGTTGATTATGATAAGGTTCTTTTTTAACGGCAATGGGTTCCTCGTTCACCTGACCAGAACCTCCGAAAGCTGCGAAATCGCTGTTGAAGACCTCTAAATATTTACCATGAGATGGAACGCCGATCCGGTATTGATGATAAGGCTGCGCAGAAAAATTACAGACCACAATACAATAATCGCCTTTGCGCTTACCTTTTCTCATAAAGGTAATGATACTCTGACTACTATTGTTTGGATCTATCCATTCAAACCCTTCCTGGACATGATCAAGTCTCCATAATGAAGAGGTTTCTCTATAAAAAGCCTGGAGGGTGTGAAAGTAATGGGACAGTTTTTCATGAGATTCATATTCCAATAGCAGCCAATCCAATTGCTCCTCATCTTTCCATTCGATGAATTGGCCGAATTCACCACCCATGAAGAGGAGCTTCTTTCCAGGGTGCGTCATGAAATAACCAAAAAGCAAACGCAAATTCGCAAATTTCTGCCAATAATCACCGGGCATCTTGTTCAATAATGATTTCTTGCCGTGAACCACTTCATCATGTGAAAAGGGCAAGATGAAATTTTCTGAAAAAGCATAGAAAAATGAGAATGTCAAAAGGCTGTGATGGTATGGCCTTTCACCAGTTTCAAGCTTCATGTATCGAAGGATATCGTTTGTCCAGCCCATATTCCATTTATAATTGAAACCCAGTCCGCCCATATCGGTAGGAGAAGTTATAAGTGGGCGATCTGTTGCTTCTTCAGCCATCATTAATGCATGCGGATATTTTTTGAAAACTGTTTCATTCAGTTTTTGCAGAAATTCTATCGCTTCTAGATTTTCCTCACCGCCATTTTGATTCTTCAGTTTGACCGGCAAGGGATTGTCATGGTTTAAATACACCATTGAAGATACCGCATCGACACGGACCCCATCAATATGGTATACGTCCATCCAAAACAATACATTTGAAATAAGGAAGCTGTTGACTTCCGGTTTGCTGAAATCAAAATTATAAGTCCCCCATAAAGGACGATTGGCCCTATTATGGTCAATGGGTTCATAGAGAGGTGTGCCATCGAAACGTGATAATCCATGAGCATCTTTACAAAAATGGGCGGGAACCCAATCAAGAATGACCCCTATGCCACGTTGATGACATTTATTGATCAAATACTTGAAATCTTCCGGTGAACCATAGCGGCTCGTTACAGAATAATAGCCTGTAACCTGATATCCCCAAGACTTATCGAATGGGTGTTCCATGACCGCCATGATTTCTATGTGTGTAAAACTATTATCAATTACATAATCCACTAATTCATCCGCCAACTCACGATATGAATAAAATTCTCCATCTTCTTTTTGCTTCCATGTTCCGGGGTGCACTTCATAAATGGACATGGGCCTATGATAGACGTTTTCCTTTTTCCGATCTGTTATCCACTTCGAATCCTGCCATTCAAAATCATCAAGCCTTTTAACAATCGAGGCTGTATTTGGTCTGACTTCAGAATAAAAGGCATATGGATCGGCTTTAAGGATACGTTTATTTCCAGGTGTATGTATTTCGTATTTGTATAGTTCCCCTTCTTGAAGTCCTGGTACGAACAACACCCAGATGCCTGAACGCTCGATCCGTTTCATTACATGATCGGTTCCTTCCCAATCATTAAAATTGCCGACTACTGAAACTTGCTTGGCATGGGGGGCCCAAACGGCAAATCGCACTCCTTCTTTACCTAGGGATGTAATTATGTGTGCCCCAAGCATTTTATAGCTTTCATAAAGTGTTCCTTCATGAAACAAATATAAGTCGAAATCGCTTGGATAATGCTCTTGTAGCTGATCCAAAATTGTATTCAATAAAACCCCTCCATCAATATGAACTCGATAACATTTCATCCACCCTTCCCCAGTTATTATATATATTCGTTGGAAATAGCATTAATCCTTCAATGGAGGTGAAGATATTGTAATAAATGCCCGTTTTTTTGAAAATTAAAACATTTTATTGAAAAAAATAAGCCATATTATGTAAAAAAACATTATTCCAATAAAAGCTCTTCCTGTTTTATAGGAAGAGCTCTAAGGTACAAAGTATAAATGCTTCATGTCACTTGTTCTGTGCGAATCATGTCGGTTTTCGTTAAGAAAAGATAGGATAATGAAACGGACCATGCCAAAGGGGTATTCTTATTAGGAACATCACTTCCGCCGATATATAACTCTGGAACTTCCCAATTTTCAGGAATGATGCTTTTCGTCTTATCTATATATTCCACCGCCTTGTTCACCATACCAAGCTCCATATAGCATAAGCCCAACCAAGGAAGCCCAAAGCACCATTCCGCTTCGCGACCCTCGTTATAATAAAGATCGTTTTCATATCGAATACAACCGTTTTTTCTCTCAAGGAGCCCAGAAACGTTATTCAGGATTTGAAGAGCGATATCACGGTCGACAAGTCGATAAGGATAAATTAAAGATAAAAGTGCTAGATCCGCCACTTTTGAATAACTTTCCCTAGGAAGCAGAAAACGGAGTGCCTCTTCCCCCTTTTTAATCAGTTCAGCCCTTACGTTGACCAACATCCTTACTGACTGTAAACCGGCAACACATGCACCGATGCTCGAAGCGTGAATTTCGATATTCTCTTCCCACATCCCATTATCTTCCGACTGCCAATATTGCAGGCACTCCAAGTAATGGACCAGCTTCTGAACGATTTGTAAATCACGTTCATCTCGAATTACCTTTTTCCCATGCCTGCATCCTTCGCCGACGCCCCATAAAAAAGCACCGATTGCATCGTTTTGAGCATGCCCCCATTCATCCGGCAGCTCCTTCAGGTCAATCGAATAACGAGCATGGATATATTCAAATAGAAACTGGGGCTTTTGTTCAGTATGAATATCTATCTTCCATTCATAGGTTTGAAATAAGTCGAATAAGGCATGATAGGCTTTTTCATAACGATTGGATGGGTCATTTATAAAAGGCAGAACTGTATATACCACATCCCTGATCCAGACATAATTATAATCGTTGGAAACGCTGGCAGTATATGCACCATTAGGAAGCCGCATGCGATCAAGAACCTCTAGGGCACCATTTACATTCATTAATAGAACACCTCCATAGTTATTTCCTCATTCCCATTGTTGACAGACTACCGTATTCTAAACGTCTGTTCTTCCATTTACATATTCGAAGCGCTTACAATTCAGCCAGTTGTAACGAAGTCTTAGAAGTTCTTTCACCCTAGTTTATGTATTCAATGCCCTTTTTGATAATCAAGCTTTCCTAGTTCAGTAAAAAGCGTCATTTGCCTACTCGTTCCGCATACATCCAAATCGCCCTTCGTTTGTACATCATTTAGATGCGAACAAAAAACCAGTAACGGATTTCCATTACTGGTTATATCGGCCTATCCTTGAAATGTTTAGGTTTCATTGAAAAAAAGCGGCTGTCAAAGAAATCGGTAGTGTCCCCACAAGCAGGCTTTGAAGGACTTGCCACCATCTTATTCAAATCCCCGTTTCATCATTTTCCAGATTTTTAAGCAGGATGGGCAATTCCCTATATATTTCGATGATTTCTTCTATCTTCATTCTCACCAAGCCGCTGGATGAAGGGGCGACGAATTCCATCGAAGCATTGGACTGAGAATTTTCCTGTAAGCCCCAAGGGATATTTCGTGATTGACGATATTCCTGATAAACCCCTTTGCCCACGAAACAGACAAGTTTTGGCTTATACTTTTCAATTTTACTTTTTAATTGCTTTCTTCCGTCGATGTATTCTTCCTTCGTAATATCAGCAGCACCTTTTGTAGGTCTTGAAACGATATTCGTGAATCCGTAACCTAAATCCAGCAAGGTTAGATCCTCATCGGGATGAAATTTCCTTGGTGTCAAACCAGACTCGTAGAGGATTTTCCAAAAACGATTGGTAGGATTCGCATAATGATGGCCCGTTTCCCCTGAACGGATGCTTGGGTTGAAGCCAACAAACAAAATATCCAGATTCTTTCTTAAATGATCAGCTATTCCTTCCATTTCTTAAAACTC
This genomic stretch from Peribacillus muralis harbors:
- a CDS encoding mismatch-specific DNA-glycosylase, translating into MEGIADHLRKNLDILFVGFNPSIRSGETGHHYANPTNRFWKILYESGLTPRKFHPDEDLTLLDLGYGFTNIVSRPTKGAADITKEEYIDGRKQLKSKIEKYKPKLVCFVGKGVYQEYRQSRNIPWGLQENSQSNASMEFVAPSSSGLVRMKIEEIIEIYRELPILLKNLENDETGI
- a CDS encoding glycoside hydrolase family 15 protein encodes the protein MNVNGALEVLDRMRLPNGAYTASVSNDYNYVWIRDVVYTVLPFINDPSNRYEKAYHALFDLFQTYEWKIDIHTEQKPQFLFEYIHARYSIDLKELPDEWGHAQNDAIGAFLWGVGEGCRHGKKVIRDERDLQIVQKLVHYLECLQYWQSEDNGMWEENIEIHASSIGACVAGLQSVRMLVNVRAELIKKGEEALRFLLPRESYSKVADLALLSLIYPYRLVDRDIALQILNNVSGLLERKNGCIRYENDLYYNEGREAEWCFGLPWLGLCYMELGMVNKAVEYIDKTKSIIPENWEVPELYIGGSDVPNKNTPLAWSVSLSYLFLTKTDMIRTEQVT